DNA sequence from the Actinacidiphila yeochonensis CN732 genome:
AGCGAACTCGTCGCCAACTCGCTCAAGCACGGGGTGCCGCCGATGCGGCTGCGGCTGCGCCGTACCGACCGGCGGCTGATCATCGAGGTCACCGACGGCGACGAGCACCTGCCGCGCCGCCGCCGGGCCGAACCCGGTGACGAGGACGGCCGCGGTATCTCCATCGTCGCCACCATCGCGACGAACTGGGGCTCGCGGCGCACCCCGGGCGGCGGCAAGGCCGTCTGGTGCGAGTTCACGCTGCCCGAGTAGCCGCCCCACCTCCGGACGCGCCGGAGCCGCCGAGGACCTCAGGCCCCCGGCGGCTCCGGAACCACGGTCAGCAGCAGACGCACTCCGCCGCGGCGGTGCCGTGGGCACCCACCGCCGGCTCCCGGCCTTCGCGCGCGGCCGGCTCCGGAACGACGGCCCCGGCCGTTCCCGTCTCCACCACGGGACGGACCGCCACGGCCACCACCCGGGCCCGGTGCGGGCTGTCCTGCTCGGCGGACAGGTGCCGCGCCATCCGCAGCGCCACCGCCGAGATCAGCAGCGAGCACACCACCAGCATCACGATGTACGCCGGATACACCCCGGCCGCCGCCACCAGCCCGGCCACCGCCGGACCCAGCGCCAGCGCCAACTGCTTCACCAGCGCGAACGCCGCGTTGTACTGGCCCACCATGCGCTCCGGCGCCAGATCGGCGACCAGCGGGTTCACCGTCGGCGCCAGCATGGACTCGCCGAGCCCGAACAGCGCGTAGGTGGAGATGATCGCCGCCACCGCCAGGGCATGGCTGCCGTGCACCAGCCCCGACGCGCCCGCCGCCAGCCACGCGACCGACCACACCAGGCCCACCGCCGCGATCACCCTGCTGCGCCGCCGGCGCTCCACGATCCGCAGCACCAGGAACTGCGCCGCCACGATCATCGCCGTGTTGGCCGCGAGGGCCGCACCCAGCGTCGCCGGGGAGATCCGGGTGACCTCGACCGCGTACGCCGACAGCCCCGACTCGAACTGGCCGTAGCAGGCGAAGAACATCACGAAGCCGAGCACGCACACCATCACCATGGCGCGGTCGCCCGCCATCACCCGGAGGCCGCCACCGGCCCGGGCGGCGTCCCGGGCCTCCCGCGCCCCGATCTCCTGCTCGCGGCTCCCGACGCCCCCGTCCGCCTGGAGTCCCTCGACCTCCCGGACCAGGCCGATCGCCGGCGCGGACGGGACGGCCAGCCGGGTGGTGGCCACGACCGCGCCCAGCACCAGGAACATCGCGGACTCGATCGCGAACAGCCGGATGAACGACGACGGGTGCGCGGTGTCCACGATGAGCCCGCCCAGCAGGCCCCCCACCCCCAGGCCCACGTTGTTCAGGAAGAACTGCATGGCGAAGGCCCGCGACCGGGTGGCCGTGGTGGAACACCAGACGATCATCGTGGCCAGCGCCGGCTGCACCACCGCTATGCCGGCGCCGAGCACGCCCGCGGCCGCGATCACCACGAGCTCCTGCCCGGACAGCCCCAGCCCGAGCGAGCCGGCCGCCGCCAGCACGGTGCCGGCAACAGCCACCGGCACCGGCCCGCGCCGGTCGATCGCCCGGCCGGTGAAGGGCAGCACGACGAGTGCGGCGACGGCGAACGTGGCCAGCACCGCCCCCGCGACGCCGGCGCCCAGCCCGCGCACCTGCGCCACGTAGACGAACGTGAAGGGCACGGTGAACCCGTTGCCGAACGCGCTCAACGCGTTCCCCAGCTGAATCCGGCGCAGCGCGGCGCCCGTCGCGGTGGTCACGATCACCTCTCCAGGTCGGAAGTCCCCGACCGAACAACTTCGGACTGAAGACTTCAGTAGTAAAGTTCGAAGCTAAAGAGTACATGTCGAAGGTCTTTAGGGCAATCGACTTCGCGTGGCATACTCAGTGACATGACCGCAGCCGCGGGTTCCGCAGGAGCCCCCCAGGAGCTGGGCCTCGACGAGCAGATCGCCGCGTACCAGCGCGAGTATCCGGAAGTCGATCCGCAGGTCGAGAAGGTCGTCACGGCTCTCGGCCGGCTGAACCGACGGATGAACGTCGCCTACGGCAGACAGCTCTCCGACCTCGGCATCAGCAACGCCGAGTGGGAGGTGCTCAAGGCCCTTGTGGTCGTCGGCCGGCCCTACCAGCTCGGCCCCGGCGACCTCGCCAAGCGGCTGGGGCTCACCCCCGCCGCCATGACCCACCGCATCGACCGCATGGTCGCGGAGGGCCTGGTCACCCGGGCCCGGGACGAGGCCAACCGGGTCCGCGTCATCGTCGAGCTGACCGACGACGGCCGGGAGAAGTGGCTCCAGACCATGCGCCTGGCCTCGGTCTTCGAGGACGACCTCCTCCAGGACCTGGCTCCGGACGAGCGCGGCGCCCTCGGTGAGATCCTCACCCGTCTGCTGCGCCGGGTGGAGTTCGCCCAGCCGGACGCCGGCGGTCGGCTGGAGGACCTGGACTGAGGTCGGCTCCTCCCTGCCGGTCCACGCCTCACCTGCCGCCCTACCCGCCCTCCGGGGTGGTGCTTGACACCGCCCCCGTCGGTGAGTAATGTCCTCCGAGCTGTCTGACGTGAGCGCCGATCCCGATCGGTCCCCGGGCAGCCATTTCGCAGGAACCACTCGACACGGCGCGCGCTTTGGCACGCCCCCGTTTTCGTGTGTGTTTTCGCGGGATGGGAGTGGAGTTCGAATCCTCCGGCCGATTTGGCCCGGGCGACGCGGGTCCGCTAAAGTCTCACTCGTCGGAACGGCCCAACAGCCGGAAAGACAAGCCCCGCTGACCGGGGGTCAGACACTGAAAAGGGTCTGATAGAGTCGGAAACAGAACGACAAAGACAGACCCCGCTGACCGGGGGTCAGGCGCCGGAAAGCGTCTGATAGAGTCGGAAACGCAGAACGAAAGAAAAACCCCGCCGACGGGGATCGGACACTGGAAAGCGTCTGATAGAGTCGGAGACACGAAGGGAAAGCCCGGAGGGCAGCCGGAGACGGTGACCGAAGGAAGCGTCCGTTCCTTGAGAACTCAACAGCGTGCCAAAAGTCAACGCCAGATATGTTGATACCCCGTCTCTCGGAGATCATCTCTGAGGGCGAGGTTCCTTTGAAGAAAAACACACAGCGAGGACGCTGTGCACGGTCCGGCTTATTCCGTTGGACTGTGCCGCTCTTTCGCGGGTGTTGCCAGGATTACCTGGAAGCATTCACGGAGAGTTTGATCCTGGCTCAGGACGAACGCTGGCGGCGTGCTTAACACATGCAAGTCGAACGGTGAAGCCCTTCGGGGTGGATCAGTGGCGAACGGGTGAGTAACACGTGGGCAATCTGCCCTGCACTCTGGGACAAGCCCTGGAAACGGGGTCTAATACCGGATACGACCTGTCCTCGCATGGGGACGGGTGGAAAGCTCCGGCGGTGCAGGATGAGCCCGCGGCCTATCAGCTTGTTGGTGGGGTGATGGCCTACCAAGGCGACGACGGGTAGCCGGCCTGAGAGGGCGACCGGCCACACTGGGACTGAGACACGGCCCAGACTCCTACGGGAGGCAGCAGTGGGGAATATTGCACAATGGGCGAAAGCCTGATGCAGCGACGCCGCGTGAGGGATGACGGCCTTCGGGTTGTAAACCTCTTTCAGCAGGGAAGAAGCGCAAGTGACGGTACCTGCAGAAGAAGCACCGGCTAACTACGTGCCAGCAGCCGCGGTAATACGTAGGGTGCGAGCGTTGTCCGGAATTATTGGGCGTAAAGAGCTCGTAGGCGGTTTGTCACGTCGGATGTGAAAGCCCGGGGCTTAACTCCGGGTCTGCATTCGATACGGGCAGGCTAGAGTTCGGTAGGGGAGATCGGAATTCCTGGTGTAGCGGTGAAATGCGCAGATATCAGGAGGAACACCGGTGGCGAAGGCGGATCTCTGGGCCGATACTG
Encoded proteins:
- a CDS encoding MarR family winged helix-turn-helix transcriptional regulator; amino-acid sequence: MTAAAGSAGAPQELGLDEQIAAYQREYPEVDPQVEKVVTALGRLNRRMNVAYGRQLSDLGISNAEWEVLKALVVVGRPYQLGPGDLAKRLGLTPAAMTHRIDRMVAEGLVTRARDEANRVRVIVELTDDGREKWLQTMRLASVFEDDLLQDLAPDERGALGEILTRLLRRVEFAQPDAGGRLEDLD
- a CDS encoding MFS transporter; amino-acid sequence: MTTATGAALRRIQLGNALSAFGNGFTVPFTFVYVAQVRGLGAGVAGAVLATFAVAALVVLPFTGRAIDRRGPVPVAVAGTVLAAAGSLGLGLSGQELVVIAAAGVLGAGIAVVQPALATMIVWCSTTATRSRAFAMQFFLNNVGLGVGGLLGGLIVDTAHPSSFIRLFAIESAMFLVLGAVVATTRLAVPSAPAIGLVREVEGLQADGGVGSREQEIGAREARDAARAGGGLRVMAGDRAMVMVCVLGFVMFFACYGQFESGLSAYAVEVTRISPATLGAALAANTAMIVAAQFLVLRIVERRRRSRVIAAVGLVWSVAWLAAGASGLVHGSHALAVAAIISTYALFGLGESMLAPTVNPLVADLAPERMVGQYNAAFALVKQLALALGPAVAGLVAAAGVYPAYIVMLVVCSLLISAVALRMARHLSAEQDSPHRARVVAVAVRPVVETGTAGAVVPEPAAREGREPAVGAHGTAAAECVCC